The Candidatus Hydrogenisulfobacillus filiaventi sequence TGCGCACAGGCGGGCGCGACCGGGCGTTCCGGCACCGCGATCTTGGCCTCCTTGAATCGGGAGCCCCTGAGGCAGACGGAAGATGAGCCCGTTCGAGGGCACGAGGCAAACAGCCGCATGAAAACGGGTTCGGACGGGGAACACCAGCGAAGAGGGGGAGCGGTACGGATGCGCGCAATCATCCTGGCGGGGGGCCGTGGCCAACGGCTAATGCCGTTAACGGACGGGCGGCCGAAGCCCCTGGTGCCGTTTCTGGACCGGCCGATTCTGGACTACACCCTGGCGCAGCTGGGCGCGGCGGGGTTCACGGATGTGGTGATCACCCTGGGGTACGAGGGGGCGCGCATCCGGGCCCACGTGGGGACGGCAGCCGCTGGGGGGTCCGGGTTGGCTACAGCCAGGAGGAGACGGCGCTGGGCACGGCGGGAGCGGTGCGGCTGGCGCTGGCGCGGTTTCCGGCGCGGGAGCCGGTGCTGATCGTCAGCGGGGACGGGCTGACGGACTTTGATCTGGCGGGATTTTACCGGCGGATGCGGGCGGCCCGGGCGGAGGCGGGGCTACTGGTGGCGGCGGTGGCGGACCCGCGGGCGTACGGGGTGGTGGAGCTGGCGGGGGACGGCCAGGTGGTGGGATTTGTGGAGAAGCCGGCGTGGCTGATGGAAGGGGCGGTGGTGAACACCGGCATCTACTACCTGGAGCCGGGGCTGCTGGCGGGGGTGCCGGTGGGGGTGCCGGTGGACTTTGGGCACGAGCTGTTTCCGCAGTGGATTGCGGAAGGGCGGCGGGTGCGCGGGGAAGCCGGGCGGGGGTACTGGTGCGATGTCGGGACGGTAGAGCAGTACCGGGCGGCGCACGAGGCGGCGCTGGACGGGCGGGTGCGGCTGCCGTGGCCGGTGGCGGTGACGGTGGGGCCGCGGGGCCAGGGGCCGGTGTATCTGGGGCCGGGGGCGGTCGTGGAGCCGACGGCGGCGGTGGGGCCGTACGCGGTGATAGGGGCCGGGGTGCGAGTGATGCCGTGGGCACGGGTGGAGCGGTCGATTGTGGGGCGGGCGGCGGTGATTGGGGCGCACAGCCAGCTGAAGGGGGCGGTGGTGGCCGAGGAGGCCCGGCTGGACAGCTACGCCACGGTGGAGGAGAACGTGGTGGTCGGCCGGCGGGCGCACCTGGGCTACAGTGCCCACGTCTTCCCGGGCACCCGCATCGGGGTCGGGGAGGCGGTGGCTCCCGGCAGCCAGCTCTACCAGCACCAGGGCAAGGCCAACTTCCGGCAGACCGTCTAGACCCATCCGGTTCCGGCAGGCGGCGGGGGATCGCCCCCGCTGTTGCGTTTTGCGGCAGGCGCTACGGCCTTACCGGCGTGCGGCCAGCCAGGCCTGCGCCGCCAGCTGGACCGGGTCCCAGGGGCTGGAGAGGGGCGGGGTGTAGGCGAGGTCGAGGTCGAGGAGGTCCCCTACCGTGGCCTCCATGGTCAGCGCGGCGGCCAGGATGTCCAGACGGGTAGCCACCCCGCCGCGGAGACCGCCCAGCAGCTGGGCCCCCAGTAGGCGACCGCGGTCGCGATCGGCGATGAGGCGCACGGTAAGGGGCTCGGCGCCGGGATAGTAGGCCTTATGGTCGGGAACGGTGACCGACACGCTCAGGACCGACCAGCCTTCGGCGGCGGCCTCGGTGCTGTTGAGGCCGGTGCGCCCGGCCACGCGTCCGAAGACCTGCAGCACCTGGGTGCCCAGGGATCCGGCAAAACGGGCGCTGCCCCCGGCCGCGTTAATGCCGGCCACCCGCCCCTGCTTGTGGGCGGTGGTGCCCAGCGGCAGGTACACGGCCCGCTGCAGCAAGCGGTGCCAGGTTTCGACGCAGTCGCCGGCGGCATAGACGTCGGGCAGCCCGGTGGCCATGGCGGCGTCCACGCGGATGGCCCCGCGCACGCCCGCCTGGGCGCCGGCGGTGACGGCCAGCGTGGACCGGGGCCGCACCCCAGCCGCGATCAGGGCCAGGTCGGCCTTGCGGGCCTGCCCGTCCGAGGTCTGGGCCACCAGGCCGCCGGGACCCTCCTCCAGGCGCTCCAGGGCGGTAGCGGTCACCACCGTGACCCCGGCCGAGCGCAGCAGCGCTTCTAGCTCTCGCGCCAGGGGCGCGTCCAGTCCCGGCAGGACGGTCGGGGCTTGCTCGATCAGGGTGACGGCCAGGCCGCGACGCCGGAAGGCCTCGGTCATCTCCAGCCCGATATAGCCGGCCCCCACCACCAGCGCATGCACCGGCTTCCGGTCCGCCAGAAAGGTAGCCAGTCGCAGCCCGTCACCCATGTCGTGCAGGAAGAACACCTGTTCCCGCTCCGTCAGGCCGGGCACGGGTGGCGGCACCGCCTCCGCCCCGGTGGCCACTACCAGGCGGTCGTAGGTGAGGCGCCGGTCATGGCCGTCCGCCTCCCGCACTTCCACCGCGTGCGCGGCCGGGTCCAGGCGCAGGGCGCGGGTCTCCAACCGGAGGGTGATGCCTGCCGCCGTAATCTCCTCCGGGGTGCGGTGGGCCAGCTGGTGCCAGTCCGCCACCTCCCCGCCCAGATAGAAGGGGAGGCCGCACACGCTGAAATTGGGGTAGGCGTCGGCGGTGATGAGGGTGACCGCGGACCCGGGGTCTTGCTCGCGGGCCGCCAGCGCGGCGCTGATGCCGGCGTCGCTGCCGCCGATGACGAGGATGCGGGGCATCGGGAATCCTCCTGGGACCGCCAAGCGGCGCCTCAATGCTACAATGGCGGTCGATATGTCGAGGTGAGTGTAACGGGGGGCGATTAAGGTTCGGTTGCGCCCCGATGAAGATTGCGTGAAGCCGGACGGGAGGCGGTCAGGATGCAGCGCTATACGGTGACCGTGGAGCGCAGGGATGCCCGGCATGCCGAGGCGGCGGTGCGGGCGTTCCGGCTGACGCTGGGGGCCCGTCGGGCGGACCTCGAGGCCGGGTTCAACCCGGTGGAGACCCTGCTGGCGGCCTTGGGGGACTGCCTCCTGACCAGCCTGGACTTGGTGGCGGGGCTCTCCCGCATTCCCCTGGACGCCGTCCGCATCGAGGTGAGCGGGGAGCGGCAGGATCGGCCGCCTACCCTGACGGCGGTGCGTTACCGGCTCTTCGCCCGCACCCCTGTGCCGGCGGAGCGGTTCGGCCGGCTGGTGGCGCTGGCGGAGCGCAACAGCACGGTGTTTCAGACCTTGTCCCGCGCCGTGCCGGTGACGGGGGAGTGGGCGTGCCGGGATCCGGGGACGGGATAGGGCGGCGGGGGAAACCGTGACCCCTGGGGCGCCGCCGTGGTCACGGCAGGTCATCCGGGCGGGGGTATCCATGTGGCCGGCCGGCGGCACAGAGTTGCCCCGCCGGCCGGGTCAAAGGCCAGCCCGGGCCGTTTCCGCGGGGCGAGCCGGGCGGTCCGAATTCCGAAATGTTTGAAACTGAAGGGATCCATTTCCGGAGACGGTGCTATAATGAAGGTGCCAGGAGGAAGACCACCGAAGAGGTGGGGCCCCTGGTATCAATCCGGACAGTGTGTCCGGCGATCTGGTGAGTCGCCTGAGAACGAGTGCCGATCGGCCGCCAGATCAGTTCTAACGAGAATAACGAGAGCGCCACCAGCCTCCAGGGCGGAAGGAGCGAGGCCGGTGGCGCATCGCTTTTTGCGCGGCGGTTAGTCCGGCCGGCCGCCGGTCTGGGGGCGCCCGCCCCGGTAGCCGACCCAGGCCGCCCCCGCCAGGCTGCCGATGTGGGCGGCCAGCAGCAGCAGCACCAGGGCCCCGGCCAGGCGGACGGCGGAGATGCTGCCGGCGGTCACCCCCCAGCCCAGGGCCAGGACGAGCAGGGTGCCGAGGATGGTGCTGACCACGGCCCCCTGGGCCGGACCCAGCTGGCGGGCGATGAAGAAGGCCTTCTGCGGGGGGCCGGGCATCCGCCGGGCCAGGGCCACGGCGGCGATAAAGGGCAGGATGCGGGACTGATAGCCCAGGATGAAGAGCAGGGCCCCTCCGAACATCAGCTCCACCGCCAGGGCCGGGTCGGCGGGCAGGGCCAGGGCGGCGAGGAACCAGAGCACCCAGCCGGCGATAACCCCCACCAGTACGCGGTCGAAGGCGGGCGCCCGGCCGCTGCGGCCGATGGTCCAGAGCTGGCGGCCGGTCCAGAGGGCGGCCAGCATCCAGAGCCCGGCGGCGGCGTTCAGGAGGGCGGGCACCTCCCCGGCCAGCCAGAACAGGAACAGCCCCGCCCAGGCCAGCACGGGCGGTCCGGCCACCCGCTGGCCCTCCACCCGGGCCATGGTGAACATCGGTACCAGCTTGAGCTCCACCCCCATGACCAAGGTGGCCACCCAGGCGACCAGGGCGGTGGAGATATGCAGACCCAGCACGTAATAGGGGGCGGGGCGGCCGAGGCTGAAGCCGAAGGCCATGGTTAGGCCCCACAGCCAGGTCAGGTTGAGGCCGGCCAGCGCGGCCAGGATGAGGGCGGTGAGGGCATCGGGCCGGCGGGGGCTGGTCAGCACCCGGCGGGCGTCGAGCCAGGTCAGCCAGACCAGCGCCGCCGCTGTGACGGTGCCGCCGGCGGCCATCCACCCCGCTCCGGCGCCCCGCATCCCCGCCACCAGTAGGGTGACGCCGATGGTGTAAAGGATCCCCTGGCTCCAGGCCATGACCGGTTCCACCGGCGGCCGATCGAAGACCACCGGGATCCATTGGTACAGCAGGCCGCTCATGGTCATGGTCAGGAAGCCCAGGGTGTAGAGGTGCATCAGCCCCAGCACGCCGGGGGCGGCCCAGTTGTTGGCGGCCAGG is a genomic window containing:
- a CDS encoding putative Mannose-1-phosphate guanylyltransferase (Evidence 3 : Putative function from multiple computational evidences; Product type e : enzyme), whose product is MRLALARFPAREPVLIVSGDGLTDFDLAGFYRRMRAARAEAGLLVAAVADPRAYGVVELAGDGQVVGFVEKPAWLMEGAVVNTGIYYLEPGLLAGVPVGVPVDFGHELFPQWIAEGRRVRGEAGRGYWCDVGTVEQYRAAHEAALDGRVRLPWPVAVTVGPRGQGPVYLGPGAVVEPTAAVGPYAVIGAGVRVMPWARVERSIVGRAAVIGAHSQLKGAVVAEEARLDSYATVEENVVVGRRAHLGYSAHVFPGTRIGVGEAVAPGSQLYQHQGKANFRQTV
- a CDS encoding conserved membrane protein of unknown function (Evidence 4 : Unknown function but conserved in other organisms), whose protein sequence is MSDETRRLEEMARSYKPTINIARAPGPMAPAFFLALGWFFLAWAGVALLHQAPALAANNWAAPGVLGLMHLYTLGFLTMTMSGLLYQWIPVVFDRPPVEPVMAWSQGILYTIGVTLLVAGMRGAGAGWMAAGGTVTAAALVWLTWLDARRVLTSPRRPDALTALILAALAGLNLTWLWGLTMAFGFSLGRPAPYYVLGLHISTALVAWVATLVMGVELKLVPMFTMARVEGQRVAGPPVLAWAGLFLFWLAGEVPALLNAAAGLWMLAALWTGRQLWTIGRSGRAPAFDRVLVGVIAGWVLWFLAALALPADPALAVELMFGGALLFILGYQSRILPFIAAVALARRMPGPPQKAFFIARQLGPAQGAVVSTILGTLLVLALGWGVTAGSISAVRLAGALVLLLLAAHIGSLAGAAWVGYRGGRPQTGGRPD
- a CDS encoding CoA-disulfide reductase yields the protein MPRILVIGGSDAGISAALAAREQDPGSAVTLITADAYPNFSVCGLPFYLGGEVADWHQLAHRTPEEITAAGITLRLETRALRLDPAAHAVEVREADGHDRRLTYDRLVVATGAEAVPPPVPGLTEREQVFFLHDMGDGLRLATFLADRKPVHALVVGAGYIGLEMTEAFRRRGLAVTLIEQAPTVLPGLDAPLARELEALLRSAGVTVVTATALERLEEGPGGLVAQTSDGQARKADLALIAAGVRPRSTLAVTAGAQAGVRGAIRVDAAMATGLPDVYAAGDCVETWHRLLQRAVYLPLGTTAHKQGRVAGINAAGGSARFAGSLGTQVLQVFGRVAGRTGLNSTEAAAEGWSVLSVSVTVPDHKAYYPGAEPLTVRLIADRDRGRLLGAQLLGGLRGGVATRLDILAAALTMEATVGDLLDLDLAYTPPLSSPWDPVQLAAQAWLAARR
- a CDS encoding protein of unknown function (Evidence 5 : Unknown function), producing MRAIILAGGRGQRLMPLTDGRPKPLVPFLDRPILDYTLAQLGAAGFTDVVITLGYEGARIRAHVGTAAAGGSGLATARRRRRWARRERCGWRWRGFRRGSRC
- a CDS encoding OsmC-like protein; this translates as MQRYTVTVERRDARHAEAAVRAFRLTLGARRADLEAGFNPVETLLAALGDCLLTSLDLVAGLSRIPLDAVRIEVSGERQDRPPTLTAVRYRLFARTPVPAERFGRLVALAERNSTVFQTLSRAVPVTGEWACRDPGTG